TTCCTATTATCAAGACTTTAATCTCACTAAAAGTACTGAAGCAGAAAATCTAAAAGGAACAAAATTACTTTTTGACACCATTCATGATGTAAAATCAAGCTTTAAAATTAGCCTAGATATTAATCCCAAATATCTTAATCCTGCTGATGTTTTATGTTTTACAAAATTTAAAATACAGCGTGCATTGTTTCAAACATTACAACCTGTTCTGTATCAAAAACTATATTTAAAAGCATTATTTGATTTCACTAATTATACCCTTTAATTCCAAACTTAGTTTGAAATTTATTTTCAAATCTTTCACATGATTTAAAAAAATAAAAAGGTGTTTAATTAAACGAAATAAAAATGCGTAAACTTATAAATACAAATAGTCTAACTACTTGTAAAAGAATAATTACTGGAATCAAAAAGAAAATAATTGTAATACTTACTGCAATAATGCTAGGATTTGCAATGGGATTCCATGAAAATGAAAGCATACTCCATAAAAACTCAAAACAAACCGAGTGGCAAAATAAAAAAGAGTAAGATTTTCAAAGACAATTCAAGTTCCTTATCAGCACTTATCTTCATAAAAGTATATTTTCTCTTACCCCTGATGGGAATGGCATCCTTTTATAACACCCCTTTTTTGGGGTGGTATAAAAGATATAGTGTACAGCAGGATTGGGTTCAAAAAAAAACCATCAACTTACGCTGATGGTTTTAAATACAATTCAAATAAATTAGATTTTGAATCTTTTTCTATCTGTTTCTGTTAAATATATTTTTCTTAAACGAATAGATTTTGGTGTAACCTCTACATATTCATCTTTTTGAATGTATTCTAAAGCTTCCTCTAATGAGAAAATAATTGGAGGGATGATTCTAGCTTTGTCATCATTTCCAGATGAACGTACGTTAGATTGTTTTTTCTCTTTCGTTACGTTTACACACATATCGTCTCCACGAGAGTTTTCACCAATTACCTGACCTTCGTAAATTTCAGCATTTGGCTCTACGAAAAACTTACCACGATCTTGTAATTTATCGATAGAGTAAGGAATTGCTTTACCTTTTTCCATAGAGATTAATGAACCTTTGTTACGTCCAGCAATTTCTCCTTTGAAAGGCTCATATCCAATAAAACGGTGTGACATAATAGCCTCACCAGCAGTTGCAGTTAACAATTGATTACGCAAACCAATGATTCCACGAGATGGAATATTGAATTTTACAATCATACGCTCCCCTTTTGTTTCCATACTTAGCATTTCACCTTTACGCATAGTTACGAACTCAACCGCTCTACCTGATAGATTTTCTGGTAAATCAATAGTTAATTCCTCAATTGGTTCACATTTTTTACCATCAATTTCTTTGATAATAACTTGTGGTTGACCAATTTGTAATTCATATCCTTCTCTTCTCATTGTTTCAATAAGAACAGATAAGTGAAGTACTCCACGACCAAAAACCATGAATTTATCAGCAGAATCAGTTTCACCTAACTTCATAGCTAAGTTTTTCTCTAATTCTTTTGTCAAACGCTCTCTAATGTGTCTTGATGTTACAAATTTACCCTCTTTACCAAAGAAAGGAGAGTCATTAATTGTAAACAACATACTCATTGTAGGCTCGTCAATATCAATTGTTTTTAAACCTTCTGGATTTTCATGATCAGCGATAGTATCACCAATTTCAAAACCTTCAACACCAATGATGGCGCAAATATCTCCAGCTATAACTTGTTCTACTTTTTTACGACCAAGTCCTTCAAAAGTATGCAATTCTTTTATACGAGATTTAGATACAGTACCATCTCTTTTTACTAATGAGATTGGCATACCTTCTTTTAAAACACCTCTTTCAAGACGACCAATAGCGATACGACCTGTAAAAGCTGAGAAATCAAGAGATGTAATCAACATTTGTGGAGTTCCTTCAGAAACTTTAGGAGCAGGTACATTAGCAACAACCATATCTAATAATGCTTCCACATTATCAGT
This portion of the Flavobacterium sp. CECT 9288 genome encodes:
- the typA gene encoding translational GTPase TypA, with translation MESIRNIAIIAHVDHGKTTLVDKIMYHCQLFRDNENTGDLILDNNDLERERGITITSKNVSVQYKGTKINIIDTPGHADFGGEVERVLNMADGVCLLVDAFEGPMPQTRFVLQKAIDLGLKPCVVINKVDKENCTPEEVHEKVFDLMFELGAQEWQLDFPTVYGSAKNNWMSDHWENVTDNVEALLDMVVANVPAPKVSEGTPQMLITSLDFSAFTGRIAIGRLERGVLKEGMPISLVKRDGTVSKSRIKELHTFEGLGRKKVEQVIAGDICAIIGVEGFEIGDTIADHENPEGLKTIDIDEPTMSMLFTINDSPFFGKEGKFVTSRHIRERLTKELEKNLAMKLGETDSADKFMVFGRGVLHLSVLIETMRREGYELQIGQPQVIIKEIDGKKCEPIEELTIDLPENLSGRAVEFVTMRKGEMLSMETKGERMIVKFNIPSRGIIGLRNQLLTATAGEAIMSHRFIGYEPFKGEIAGRNKGSLISMEKGKAIPYSIDKLQDRGKFFVEPNAEIYEGQVIGENSRGDDMCVNVTKEKKQSNVRSSGNDDKARIIPPIIFSLEEALEYIQKDEYVEVTPKSIRLRKIYLTETDRKRFKI